The genomic DNA CGCTTCGGGAGGCCCCGCGTGCAGCCCGTCCTTCCGCGCCCGGGACCGCTGGCGGGTGCGGCGCGCCCGGCCGGCGGCTCTTCGATCGGGGGTCGATCTCTCCCCGGGAGATCGCCGAAGGCGAAGCGCGCCTTCCGGGGGGCCGGCGAGCCGCCGGGGACGCCGCCGATCGGATCTCTCCGGTGAAACCGGCCGATCTGTCCGACGCCAAGAGCGCCGGCGGGCGAAAGCCCCGGCGCGCCGTCCCGTAGCCCTCCGGCACGCTCCGTCGGCTCCCGCCGCGGAAGCCGGCGCGAGGCGCCGCGCGGCCGGTCCCTCGCTTCGGCTCCCGGCCGGAACGGTTCCCGACCGGAACCTCGCCCGCTCCGCGCCCGGCGGGACTCTCCTTCCCGTTCTCCTACCGGATCATCCCCCCGACATGGAGTGCGGCGAAGATCACCAGCCAGACGGCCGCCAGGAAGTGCCAGTACGCTGCGCACAGCGACACGCCTTCGTGAGCTCCGGGAGCGTAGCGCCGCGCCGCCGCCCGCGCGGTGGTGACGCCCAAGGGGATCAATCCGCCCAGCACGTGGAGCGCATGAAGGACGGTCAGGAAGTAGAAGCTGAACCCGTAGAGGTTGCGCACGCCCGCGGGTCCGCCCCGGCCGGCCAGCGCCGTCCAGTTCCACGCCTGCGAGGCGAGGAAGGCGAAAGCGCAGAGCAGGGCGAGCCGGAGCCACCGCGCCAGCCCCCCGGCATCCCCCGCCCGAATCCGCTGCAAGGCGCGCTGCACGGCGCCGCTCACCGCCAGCGCCAGCGCGCTGCTCAGCCACAGCCCGCGCGGCAGGGGGGGAGCCCCCGGAGGAGGCCATTCTCGAGCGGCCAGGAGCGTCACGAGGTAACCGGCGAGCCCTGCGCCGAAGAGCATCGTGAGGGAAGCGAGGAAGAGCGTCAGGCCCAGGCGCCCGACCCCGGGCGGGCGCTGCGGCCGGCGCAGCAGGGGGTCGAGTCCACGGCCCGGGCTCCGCCGTCCGGCCACCGGAGATCCGCCGGCGGCCATGGGATCAGCGCGCCTGCTGGATCGCCGGGGCGTACCCCTCGATGAGCTGCGGCTGGTACGACTCCCGATCGAGCAGCGCGATGCCGATGAACAACGCGACGAACACGAGGGCCGCGACGAACACCACCGCGTTGAACGGCGAGTCGTACCGCAGGTGCATGAAGAAAAGAACGACCAGCGATCCCTTCAGCGCCGCGATCCCCAACGCGATCCAGACGTTGGCGTCCCCGAGGTCCACCTGCGCGGCCGCCACCGTCACCACCGTGAGTCCGAGCAGCGCAACGAAGACCGCGACGAGCTGCCTCAGCGAGCTGATGTGGCCCGGGCCGTGGCTCCCGGCAGCGGTGTTGGGTTCGGCATTGGCGGTCATCGTGTCACCTCTAGCTGATCAGGTACAGGAGCGGGAAAAGGAAAATCCAAATCAGATCCACGAGGTGCCAGTAGAGCCCCACGAGATCGACCGGTGTGTAGTACGAGCTGGAAAAGTCGCCGCGGACGGCCCTCCGGAGCACCCAGCCGATGGCCAGCATCCCCATCAGCACATGGAGGCCGTGCAGCCCGGTCATCAGGAAGTAGATCCCGAAGAAGATGTGCATGTTCGCCGGGGGCTCCTTCGGCAGCAGCGCCTCCGGGGCGGTGCCGGCCGCCCACCCGGTCTCCGCCCCGCTTTCGTGCGCGGCCGCTCCGTGCTCCGCGAGGAGCTCCGGGTCCGGCGAGAACTTCGTTCCCCACAGCAGGTGGTGCTCGAACTTCGCCTTGTACTCGACGTACTTCACGGTCATGAAGCCGGCGCCGCAGAGGAGCGTGATCGCCAGCAGCACCGCCAGAGCCCGCCGCCGCCCGAGCTGGGCCTCCCGCACGCCCCACGCCATCGTGAAGCTCGAGGTGATCAGGATGACCGTGTTGAGGCCTCCCAGACGCCAGTCGAGGAACCGGTGCGCGAACCGGAAGGTCTCGGGATGCGAGGCACGGTAGATGGCGTAGGCGCAGAACAGCCCGCTGAAAAGGAGCACTTCCGTCGCCAGAAAAAGCCACATCCCGAGCTTGCCGGCCTCGAACTGCTGCTCCGGCGTGTCGAAGTGATGCTGCAGGTGCGGCGGGTGCGCCGCATGCCCCACCGCCGTGTCCGCGCTCATGCCCGCACCCCTTCGGCCGCCGCCCGCACGTAACCCCCGACCGATTCGTCGTACCGCCATCCCGAGTGATCGTACGGATCCGACACCTCCGGCGGGCTCAGGAAGTTGTGGACCGGCGGCGGTGAAGTGGTGTGCCACTCGAGGGTGTTCGCGCCCCATGGATTCGCGGGCGCCGGACGTCCCCTGAACAGCGAGTGGAGCAGATAGCCGAGGATCAACAGGAAGGCGACCCCCATCAGGTAGGAGCCCATCGTGGAGATCACGTGGTACTTCTGGAATTCAGGCAGGTAGTTGTAGTAGCGGCGGGGCATGCCCTTGGTCCCCGCGATGAACTGCACGAAGAAGGTGAGGTTGAATCCCACCAGAACCAGGATCGCTCCGATCCGTCCGAGCTTTTCGTTGTACATCCTGCCGAACATCTTCGGCCACCAGTAGTGCAGCGCCCCCAGGAGCGCCGACACCGTGCCGCCCACCATGACGTAGTGGAAGTGCGCCACAACGAAGTAGGTGTCGTGTACGTGCACATCGGTGGCGAGAGTCGCCAGGAACAGACCTGTGAGCCCCCCGATCAGGAAAAGCCACAGGAAGGAAAGGAAGTAGAGCATGGGGGTGTCCAGCCGCACGGCGCCCTTGTACATCGTGGCGACCCAGTTGAACGCCTTGATCGCCGACGGCACCGCCACCGCGAAGGTGAGGAAGCTGAAAATCGTCGAGGCCAGATTCGACTGGCCGGACGTGAACATGTGGTGCCCCCACACCAGGAATCCGATGACCGCGATCGCGACGCTGCTGTACGCGATGAACTTGTAACCGAAGATATGTTTGCGGCTGAACGTCGAGACAATCTCGCTCGCGACGCCCATCGCCGGAAGCACCATGATGTAGACGGCGGGGTGGGAGTAGAACCAGAAGAAATGCTGGAACAGCACGGGATCGCCCCCGAGCGCCGGGTCGAACAAACCGACCCCCATCACCCGCTCCACGGCGATGAGCAGCAGCGTGATGCCCAGGACCGGAGTGGCCAGGATCTGAATGATGCTGGTGGCGTACAGTGCCCAGGCGAACAGCGGCATCTGGAACCATCCCATCCCGGGCCGCCGAAGCTTGTGAATCGTCACGATGAAATTGAGTCCGGTGAAGATCGAGGCGAACCCGAGGATGAACGCCCCCAGCACGACGGTGGTCACGCTGGTGGTCGTGGTGGTGCTGTACGGGGCGTAGAAGGTCCAGCCCGTGTCCACCCCGTTCATCAACATCGCCGCGATGAAGAACAGCGATCCGAGCACGTACACCCAGTAGCTCGCCAGATTCAGGCGCGGAAACGCCACGTCCTTGGCGCCGAGCATCAGCGGGAGCGCGAAGTTCCCCATCGCCGAGGGAATCCCCGGGATGAGGAACATGAAGATCATGATCGCCCCGTGCAGGGTGAACATCTGGTTGTAAGTATCGGCGTCGACGATCGTCTTGCCCGGGGTCAACAGCTCGGTCCGGACCAGCAGGGCGAACACGCCGCCGATGAAGAACGCGGTCAGCGTGCTCACCAGGTACATCACGCCGATCCGTTTGTGGTCCAGCGTGAAGAGCCAGGACAGCAGTCCGCGAGGCTCCGTCAGATAGTTCGTGCCCTCGGCGGCCCCGGCCAAGGCGTCGTCGGCTGTCGTGTCCATCACGCTCATCGGTTGCTCCGCGCTCCGGTGACGGGCCGTCGCGGCCCGACCGCTGTCATTTCAGCGTCTTCAGGTACGCGATGATCGCGTCGATCTCCTCGTCTTTGAGCCGTCCCTGGAACGTCGGCATCACCGGGTCGAAACCGGCCGCGACCTTCGCCTGCGGGTAGAGGATCGACTCCCGGATGAAGTTCTCGTCCACGACGACTTCCGACCCGTCCGTGAGGACCCGGCGCCGGCCCATGATCCCCTTGAACGTCGGCCCCACGCCCGGAGAGCCGTCCGTCGAGTGGCACTGCTTGCATCCGCGCTTCTGGTAGAGCAGCTCGCCGGCCTCCGCGGGAGGCATGCGTCCCACGATGTCGCTCGCGCGCTTGAGCCAGCGCTCGAAGTCGCCCGGTTCGTGGACGACGACCTTCGCCAGCATGTCCGAATGGCTCGTGCCGCAGTACTCGGCGCAGAACAGCGTGTACTCCCCCGGCTTGATGGCCCGGAAGGAGACCTTGTTGTACCGGCCGGGGACGGCGTCGCGCTTCACCCGGAAGGCGGGGATGTACAGGCTGTGGATCACGTCCTTCGATGTGAGGACGAGCGTCACGTCACGCCCGGCCGGAAGATGGAGTTCGTTGTCGATGTAGCCGTTGGGGTACTGGAAGCTCCAGGCCCACTTCTGCCCCTCGACGTTGATCTCGTAGGCGTCCACCGGCGGGACGTACATGTCCATGTAGCCCTTGAACCCGTACCAGAACATCATCACCAGCAGGATCGCGGGGATGATGCTCCAGGTCAGCTCGAGCGCGGTGTTGTGGCTCGGGCTGGGTTCCGGCTCGCGGCCGGGCCGCGCGCGGTACCGCCACATGAACCAGAGCGTCGCCCCGACCAGGATCACGAAGAAGACGGCCGATACGCCGGTGAGGAAATAGAAGGCGAAATCCACCTCGCGCGCGACGTCGGAGGCCTGCTCCGGGAGGAACGGTCCGGGTGCCGCGCCGAGGAGGAGGGCCGCTGGAATCGGCGTGCCTGGGTGGTCTGTCATGTTCGAAGCCCCGAGTTCATACGTCGCCGGAGGCCCGGCCGCGACGCGCCCGCTCCCGCAGCCAGAGGGAGCCGAGCAAGAGCGCCAGAAGCACCACGACGAGGCCGGCGCCAGCCCTGACGAAGTTCATCACCACGGGTGTGTAGCGGCCTTCCGAGGCGTCGTAATGGAAGCAGTAGAGCACGACGCGATCGAGAGTCGACCCGATCCGGCCTCCCGCCGCCTCGACGAGAGACAGCCGCAGCGTCCGTGGTTCGTACAGGACACCGTAGAGGTACCGCGTGATCTTCCCGTCCGGCGCGAGGAGAAAGATCGCTGCCTGGTGCGCGTACTCCTTGCGCTCCTCGTTCCACCGGTAGCCGAACCCGACGGCCTGCGTGAGCTTCTCGATCGCCGGTTCCTCGCCGGTGAGGAAGTGCCAGCCTTTCTCCGCCTGCGGCCGCCCGTACGCTTCCAGGTAATTCCGTTTCTTGAGCCTGGCGAGCGCAGAGGTCTCGCGGGGGTTGAAGCTGACCGTCACGATCTCGAATTCCCGTCCGGGGGTCCAGTCGATCTCCTCGAGCGCCTGCACGAGGCCGCTGAGCACCAGATTGCAAAGCATCGGGCACTCGTAGTAGACGAGCGTCAGAATCACCGGCCGACCGTGGCCGAAAAAGTCGCCCAGTCGAACCTCGCGGCCCTCTTCGTCCCGGAAGGTGAGGTCGAGCGGGATCTTCCGGCCCAGGTGCTCCTCGATCCGCACGCCCTGCAGCTCGGGCGGCAGCTCCCGTGCCACCTGCGCGCGGGCGGCTCCCGGCCAGCTGAAGGCGGCCGCCGCCGCGACCAGAGCCGCGATCGGGAGCCTGCTCGTCACCGCGCGTCCTCCGGCCTTCCGGCCTCGAGCTCCTGGAGGGTGAGCTCCATCGCCCGCTCGATCGGAATGGCGACGCGCCCCGTCTCCGGGTCGAGCATCCGGTACGAGTGGAGCAGCTTCTCCTGCTGCGCCCGCAACGTCACCAGCTCCTGATACGGCCGCTCGACGACCTTGCGCTCCAGCTCCTTCTGTTCGTAGGCGAAGAAGAATCCTTGAACGGCGAGGATGATCTCCACCACCAAGGCGATGCCGATCGCCCCGTACAGGAAGGTCGACACGACATCCACGTCGTCGCCCCTCCGCGCCTTCTCGCTCGAACTTCCCGCGATTCCGGATCCCGTCGTCATCTCACGCGTTCTCCAGCGCCAGCGACTCGGCCAGCCGTGGGTCGCGCACCGGGGCCAGCGGGGCCCGCCCCAGCCGATGGGCCGTCCAGGCGACGAAGACACCGCCCACGGCGGCCAGCCCCGCCAGATCGGCGATCGAGAGCGGCACGCGGCCCGGGCTGAATTCCGGCATGACGACCCAGTAGAGATCGACCCAATGCATGGCGAGGACCCAGAGCGCGACCGCCGCCAGCGCTCCCTTCCGCCGCTTCGGGACCCTCGAGAGGAGGAACAGGAACGGCACGAGAAAGTGGCCGACGATCAGCAGCAGGCCGACCCGGGCCCAATCGCCGCTCTGCCGCTTGAGGAACCACTCGGTCTCCTCCGGGATGTCCGCATACCAGATGAGCATGTACTGGGAGTACGCGATGTACGCCCAGAAGATGACGAAGCCGAACAGGAACTTCCCGATGTCGTGGTAGTGCTCGGCGGTGATCGACCGCTGCAGGTATCCGGCCTGCTGGAGGCGGACCAGCATCACCGCCAGCAGTGAAAAAATGGCCACCGTGCTGCCGCCGAAGAAGTAGACACCGAAGATCGTGCTGAACCAGTGCGGATCGAGCGACATCAGCAGGTCGAAGGCGGCGAACGTCTGGGTGACCGCGTAGAGGATCATTCCGTGGGTGCTCGCCCGCTCCATCCGGATCGTGAGCGACGGGTCGCCGCTTTCGTCCTGCTCGCGCGAGAGTTTGTGGAAATAGAGAGCGTACGAGCACCAGCAGACGAAATAGAGCACCCACCGAGCCACGAAGAACTCGACGTTGAGATAGCCCGACTTGTGGGCGATGAGCGGATCGCCGGCGGCGTGATCGGGGTCCGCCCAGCGGTACAAAGACGGCAGGGCCCACAAGACCGGCAGGCACAGCACCGCCAGCGGCACCACCGCCGTGGCGACGGCTTCGGCCAACCGGCGCACCAGCACCGACCAGCCCGCCTTCGTGAGGTGCTGGAGCAGCACGAAGAAGAGCCCCCCGAGCGCCAGGCTGAGAAAGTAGGCGAAGCTCACCAGGTAGGAGCGCAGGAACCGGTCCGGTCCCGCCAGCAGCGGCCCGGCGGCGAATCCGGCGATCGCCACGAGGAAACCGGCCAGCGCGACCCGCCGTCCGCGCGCCGAATAGTCCAACCGATCGTCGTTCAGCGTCACGGCGCCGCCTCCTGCCGCAGGGAATCCCGGAGCGCTTCCGGAACGTCCTCGATAGACGCGTTCTGGCTCCGCTGGAGCGCCCGCACGTAGGCGACGATCTTCCACCGATCGGCCACCGGGATCTGGGCGCCGTACCCCGGCATGTTGCGAATCCCGTACGTGATCGTGTTGAAGATGTGTCCGACAGGACGAGAGCGGACGAGGTCCGTGTGGTACGAGCTGGGCGGGACCCAGGCCGGCTCCTCGAGCTGCTCCGCCCGCCTGGAGACCATCCCGTCGCCGTAGCCGGCCAGCCCGTGGCACGGCGCGCAGTAGATGTTGTACCGCTCCTGACCGCGGCGCAGCGCCTCCGCGTCGATCTTGACCTGATCCGGGAAGGTGGTCGCCCACTCGCCGTCGACCTTCCCTTCATAGAAGTGCTCGTCGAGCTGCAGCTCTCCGCGCGCCACGGTCCCGGGGACCGGCGGCCGCATCGCCCGCGCGTCGCGGAACAGCGGATTGACCGACTGGGTCTTGAACTTCCGCTGCTGATCCATGTCCGTGAACAGGTGGATCGGCGGCTTCGTCGAGGTCGAGAACCGCGCCTTCGCCACCAGCGCGAGCGGTAACCAGGAAAGCACCACCGCCAGCAGGAAGGCCGGCCGGAGCCAACGGGGCGCGCCGCGCCGGTCACTCATCCCGCACCTCCTCGACGGAAAGCGCCCCGGTCTCCTCGAGCAGTTTGGCCGTCGCCACCCGGTCGAACATCCGGTCGGCGACGTCGACGAAGATGAACAGGCCGTCGTCCGTGACCTTGTCGAAGCCGCGGGCGCCGAACAGGGGGTGATGGGGCCGGGGCAATCCGTTCAGGGCGATCATCGACACGAACGCCGTCAGCGCGGCGAACAGCACCGTCAACTCGAACACCACCGGGATGTAGGCGGGGAGGGCGAAGAACGGCTTGCCCGAGATGACCAGCGGGTAGGACACCGCATGGGTCCACCAGGTCAGCCACAGGCCGGTCACCGCCCCTGCCGCCCCACCGGCGAAGACGATCCACGGCAGGCGGGTCCGGCGGTTCCCCATGGCCGCCTCGATGCCGTGAACGGGAAACGGCGTCAGCGCGTCCCACTGCCGGTACCCGGCGTCCCGCACCTGGGCGCAAGCGTCCAGCAGCGCATCGACGTCCTCGTACCGGGCGAGGAGTCCCGCGAGCTGTCCCTGATCGCCCCGCTCGGCGGTGCTTCCGCTCATCGCGACCTCCCCTCAGTGGCCGGCGCCCGCTGCCGCACGGTGCGGATGCGAGGCCGGCATCACGCTTTTCACCTCCGCCATGGCGATGAACGGGGCGAAGCGGCAGAAGAGGGTGAACAGGAAGAAGAAGAGGCCGAACGAGCCGAGCAGCGTCAGGATGTCGACCCAGGTGGGAATGTAGATGCCCCACGACGAGGGCAGGAAGTCCCGGTGGAGCGACATGACGATGACGAACCGCTCGAACCACATGCCCACGTTCACCAGCACGCCGATGATCATCATCCAGACGAGGTTGGTCCGCACGCGTTTGAACCAGAACAGCTGGGGCACGATCGCGTTGCAGGTGAACATGATCCAGTACGCCCAGCCGTACGGACCGAAAGCCCGGTTGAGGAACACGAAGAACTCGGTCAGGTTCCCCGAGTACCAGGAGATGAAGAACTCGATCGAATAGGAGTATCCGACCATCGTCCCGGTCGCCAGGATGATCTTGCACATGTTCTCCAGGTGCCGCATGGTGATCAGCTCCTTGAGCCCGAAGAACTGACGTGCGGGCACGAGCAGCGTGAGCACCATCGCGAAACCGGAGAAGATCGCGCCGGCGACGAAGTACGGCGGGAAGATCGTCGTGTGCCATCCGGGGAGCTGGGCCACCGCGAAGTCGAAGCTCACCACCGAGTGAACGCTCAGCACCAGCGGCGTGGCCAGCGCCGCCAGCAGCAGGTACGTGACCTCGTACCGGTGCCACTGCCGGGCGGAGCCGCGCCATCCGAGACTCAGCAACCCGTAGGCGATCCTCCGCGCCTTGGTCGGGGCACGGTCACGGAGCGTCGCCAGATCGGGAATCATCCCCATGTACCAGAAGACGAGCGACACGGTGAAGTAGGTGCTGACCGCGAAGACGTCCCACAGCAGGGGGCTGCGGAAATTGGGCCACATCCCGGACCAGTTGGGGATCGGGAAGATCCAGTACTCGAACCAAACCCGCCCCACGTGGATCGCCGGGAACATGCCGGCGCAGATGACCGCGAAGATCGTCATCGCCTCGGCGGCCCGATTGATGCTCGTTCGCCACTGCTGGCGGAACAGGAACAGGATCGCCGAGATCAGCGTCCCGGCATGACCGATCCCGACCCAGAACACGAAGTTGACGATGGCGAAGCCCCACCCCACCGGGATGTTGACGCCCCAGACGCCGATCCCGGTCGAGATGAGATAGACGACCATCGCGAGAAGAACGAGGGTCAGCAGGCCCGAGACCGCGAGCGACACGTACCAGCCGCGGGGAGGCTTCGGCCGCTCGACGACCCGACTCACCTTCTCCGTGATCGAGTGGAAATCGTTGTCGCCGAGCACGAGCGGCGGGCGCTCGAGCGGCGTGTCCTCGCCGTAGGGCCGATAGCCGATCGCCTGCGTGCTCATGGATCAGGCGTGCTCCGTGCCGCCGGTGTCGGGCACCGGGTTCTTCAGTTTCGCCAGGTAGACGTTGCGGGGCCTCACGTTCAGCTCCGCCAGGATCGGGTAGGCGCGGTGATGGGCGTGCATCCGGGAGACGCGGCTCTCGGGATCGTTGAGATCGCCGAAGACGATCGCCTGGGTGGGGCAGGCCTGGGCGCAGGCGGGCACGACCTCACCGTCCCGGATCCGGCGCCGCGGCTCTTCCGGATCGAGTTTCGCCCGATGGCGGGCGGCTTCGATCCGCTGCACGCAGAACGTGCACTTCTCCATCACGCCCCGGCTGCGGAGGGTCACCTCCGGATTGTGCTGCATCGCCTCCAGCGGGGTCACGTGCTTCCAGTTGTTGAAGAAGTTGAACCGCCGCACCTTGTACGGGCAGTTGTTCGAACAATAACGCGTGCCGATGCAGCGGTTATAGACCATCTGGTTCAGGCCTTCGGCGCTGTGCACCGTCGCCGCCACCGGACACACCTGTTCGCAGGGAGCGTTCTCGCACTGCTGGCACGTCACCGGCTGGAACGCCAGTTCCGGACTCTCCGGGCTTCCCTTGAAGTAGCGGTCGACCCGGATCCAGTGCATCTCCCGGCCGTTGATCACCTCGCGCTTGCCGACGACGGGGATGTTGTTCTCGGCCTGACAGGCGACCACGCAGGCGTTGCAGCCGGTGCAGGCGGCGAGGTCGATCGCCATCCCCCACTTGTAGCCGTCGTACTCGATCGGCTCGGAGAAGAGCGACACGAGCGGGGGATGGTGCCCCATGTGCTTCGCGAAGTCGGGATGCTCCCGGTAGTGCTCGATCGTCGCCTCGCGGATCAGCTCCTCCGCGCGCCGGCCGCGCTCGCGGCGTCCACGGGCGTCGATCGCCCAGTGCAGCTGAGTCACCGCCAGCTCTTCCCGCCGGCCCGTCTTCGCCACCTCCACCCCGGACACGAAACCGGCCGCCGCCCGCGTGCGCAGGCGGTAGGCGTCGGCGCCCACGCCGTCGCCCACGCGCCCCGCCGCTCTCCGGCCGAAGCCCAGCCAGACGGACGCGGCACCGGGCGCCTGGCCCGGCAGCACGTAGGCCGGCAGCTCGATCGACCGCCCGTTGGCGGTCACGCGGAGGACGTCGCCCGTTTCCACGCCGAGCCTGGCCGCATCCTGGACGCCCAGCAGCAGCGCGTTGTCCCAGGTCAGCTTGGTCACCGGCTCGGGCAGCTCCTGGAGCCAGCCGATGTTGGCGAACCGCCCGTCCCACAGCCGCGGGTCCGGCGACAGCACCAGCTCGATCCCCCCCTCCTCCTCCGCGGCCTCCGGGACGCCGATCCATTCCGCCAGGCCGCCGATCCGCGGAGCGGGCGCTTCACGGGGCCAGGCCGTCGAGGGAACGAGCCCGTCGTGGAGCGCGCGGCGCCACCCGGTCTCGGAGCCGCCGTCCCAGCCGTTCTCGGCGAAGGTCCGGCGCACGATCGCGTGCGCGGATTTCGCCTCGTCGCCGGCGGCGAGCGCCAGCAGCTCGAGGGGGCTCTTTCCGCCGAACAGCGGCTCGATCAGCGGCTGCACGACCGAAACGGTGCCGTCCCAGCTCCGAGCGTCCCCCCAGCTCTCCAGGTAGTGCGCTCGGTTGACATGCCACCGGCACGCGCGCCCCGTCTCATCCTGAGACTCTCCCAGATGGATGGACACGGGGACCTTGGCGAGCAGCTCGGGAAAGTCGAGGTCGGCGGGCGCGTCGTAGGCGGGATTGCCGCCGAGGACCAGGAGGGTGCCGACCTTCCCCGCCGCCATCCGTTCCGCCAGCTCGCCGATCGCCTCCAGATGATCCGGGCGATCGGGATCCGGGTCGGGGACGTAGGCCACCGTCCGCCCCACGGCGCCGAGGGCGTGGTTGGCGAGCGCCGCGAGAGCGTGAACGGCAGCCGGCAGCCGCGGGCCGGCGACGACGAGGGCGCGCCCGCGGTGCGCGGCCAGATCGTGCGCCAGGGTGAGCACGAACTCGCGCTCCGGGCCCTTCCCGACCGCCTCCGCGGCCGCGGCGAGCGCGCCGGCGAACTCCCCGGGCAGATCGCGGAGCAGCCCGTGTTCGACCAGGAGGTCGTGCGCGAGCAGCCATACCAGTCGGACGAGGCGGGAGGGCCGCACGGCGAGCCGATGATCGGCCAGAGCTCCGGTGAGCGAGACCCCCGGTTCGAGGGCGTACACGCGCGATAGGCTCCCGTCCTCGCCCCGCCGCCTCTTCGCGATCTCGCGGGCGAGCCGCACCCGGTCCGGGTGTTCGCCGATCAGATCGGCGTCGAGGCAGACCAGCACGTCGGCCGCGGCGGGCTCGAGCACGCTCCGCAGCGGCCGGCCGAAGAGGCGGCGTGTCGCCTCCCGCTCGGCGTCGAACGAGATCGGCTCGTATTCGTACCAGCGGGCTTGCGGCATCGCGTCGAGCAACCGCCTCCGCATCGCCGCCAGGCTGGGCGAACTCGACGCGGCGGAGAGGATCGCGAGCCCCTCGCCCCGCGCTCCGCGCAGCTCCTCGAAGTGTGCGGTGGCGAACTTCTTGAAGTCCCGCCAGCTCCGGG from Acidobacteriota bacterium includes the following:
- a CDS encoding 4Fe-4S dicluster domain-containing protein; translation: MPSMKRNGKGVARFWRGLDEYAGGPEIEGLLEREFPAPPPEGDDPETRRTFLKLMGASIALAGMTGCRFPRETIVPFTDRPAGRIPGVPVRYATAFELGGAAIGVLVTSYDGRPIKIEGNPDHPASRGGTDAIAQASILGLYDPDRSRSPLERAEGGAYAPRSWRDFKKFATAHFEELRGARGEGLAILSAASSSPSLAAMRRRLLDAMPQARWYEYEPISFDAEREATRRLFGRPLRSVLEPAAADVLVCLDADLIGEHPDRVRLAREIAKRRRGEDGSLSRVYALEPGVSLTGALADHRLAVRPSRLVRLVWLLAHDLLVEHGLLRDLPGEFAGALAAAAEAVGKGPEREFVLTLAHDLAAHRGRALVVAGPRLPAAVHALAALANHALGAVGRTVAYVPDPDPDRPDHLEAIGELAERMAAGKVGTLLVLGGNPAYDAPADLDFPELLAKVPVSIHLGESQDETGRACRWHVNRAHYLESWGDARSWDGTVSVVQPLIEPLFGGKSPLELLALAAGDEAKSAHAIVRRTFAENGWDGGSETGWRRALHDGLVPSTAWPREAPAPRIGGLAEWIGVPEAAEEEGGIELVLSPDPRLWDGRFANIGWLQELPEPVTKLTWDNALLLGVQDAARLGVETGDVLRVTANGRSIELPAYVLPGQAPGAASVWLGFGRRAAGRVGDGVGADAYRLRTRAAAGFVSGVEVAKTGRREELAVTQLHWAIDARGRRERGRRAEELIREATIEHYREHPDFAKHMGHHPPLVSLFSEPIEYDGYKWGMAIDLAACTGCNACVVACQAENNIPVVGKREVINGREMHWIRVDRYFKGSPESPELAFQPVTCQQCENAPCEQVCPVAATVHSAEGLNQMVYNRCIGTRYCSNNCPYKVRRFNFFNNWKHVTPLEAMQHNPEVTLRSRGVMEKCTFCVQRIEAARHRAKLDPEEPRRRIRDGEVVPACAQACPTQAIVFGDLNDPESRVSRMHAHHRAYPILAELNVRPRNVYLAKLKNPVPDTGGTEHA